The Microaerobacter geothermalis genome contains the following window.
TTGTGATACCACACCAAGAACAGCTAGGAACAGGATAATCCTCATCAGGGAAGCGATAATGATTCCTGACACAGAACTTTTTGTAACTTCCTTTAAATTTTCCTTTCCCTTAATTCCGGCATCAATCAAGCGGTGCCCACCGGCGAAAGTAATATAACCTCCTACTGTTCCTCCAACAAGTGTGATAATCGAAAGCAAGTCAATTCTCTCTGGGGCAAATGTTCTGAAAATCGCCTCACCTACTGGCGGATCGCTAACCAAAGCGACATAAGTAGTAAGCAGGATCATGAGGGCTCCTAACCAACGGGCGATTCGATCCATCGCAATCCCCGCTTCCTTAAACAAGAAGATCCCAATGGCTATAAGGGCAGTGATGACGGCACCTATTCTCGTATCCACACCGAACAAAACATTGAAACCAAGGCCGGCCCCGGCTATGTTTCCGATGTTAAAGGCAAGCCCTCCTAAAGCCACCGCAAAGGCCACAAAGTAACCTAGGCCGGGAAGCACGGCATTGGCAATGTCCTGTCCCCGTCTCTCCGATACACAAATGATCCTCCAGATATTCATCTGCGCGCCGATATCAAGTATAATCGACATTAAAATAACAAATCCGAAGCTGGCTAAAAGTTGTTCCGTGAATACGGCTGTTTGGGTCAAAAATCCCGGACCAATAGCGGAAGTGGCCATAAGAAACGCTGCACCCAACAAAATATTCCAATTCTTCTTAGGCGCTAATGATAGTTGTGACATAAATAAGTCCCCCTTTTATTTATAAAATCACTTTTTAAACTAAGCAAATCTCATGCCAAAATTTAATCTTAATATTATCCTTGATTTTTCAACTATTCATTATATTGTGATATAAGCAATGTTCGATCACGCACAAAAAAACCGCCCGTTTCGGGCGTTTTTGCACACTTTCGCTTATGCATAAATATTCATTTTACGCTTTCCACTGCTTATTACCGGAAGTTCTACTTAGCGGGATAAAGTTTTTTAATTCGGCGCTGCAGGGAATAACGGCTTATACCTAAAAGTTTTGCGGCATGACTTACATTCCATTTGGTAAGCCTCAAGGCTTTGTCAATATAATACCGTTCCACTTCTTCCACTTTCTGGTCCAGTAAAAAATCATTTGTAAAAAGGGAATCATTATCAGTATCGTAAACAGAAATATTTTGTCCGGACCTTCGCGAATCAGGTTTTACCGCTGTATTCAAAACCACATCACTGGCTTGAATCACTCCCCCCTGGTGCAAAATAACTAGTCGCTCCATCACGTTTCTTAATTCTCTTATGTTTCCCGGCCAATCATAGGCGACCAAGATCTCCCTTGCTTCCGATGAAAAAATGAGTTGATCCTTTCCCATCTGCTTGGAAAAATCATTAAGAAAATATTCAGCCAGCAACAAGATATCTTCTTCCCTTTCGCGTAAAGGGGGCAGGTGGATCGGCACTACATTTAAACGATAAAATAAATCTGAACGAAATTCCCCGTTTTCCACCATTTGCAACAGGTTTCGGTTGGTGGCTGCCACCACCCGTACATCTACACTAATATCATGGAGTCCTCCGATTCGCTTAAACTTTCGTTCCTCCAGAAAACGAAGGAGTTTGACCTGCATTTCTACTGAAAGCTCTCCTACTTCATCGAGAAACACCGTACCACCATTGGCCCATTCCAATAATCCCTGTTTTTCCCTACCGGCACCTGTAAATGCTCCCCTTTCATAACCAAAAAGCTCACTCTCCAGAAGGTTGGAAGGTATGGCCCCGCAATTGATTGCCAGAAACGGCCTTTCCCTCCTTTCACTCCATTCGTGCAGTGATCGTGCAGCCAGTTCTTTGCCCGTCCCCGTTTCCCCCTCAATGAGCACAGTGGTGTCCCTTGCACCTGCTAACAGTTTGATATGTTCCTTGACTCGGTTCATTACAACGCTGTTTCCGATCAATTTGTCCGTTCTCTGTTTGCGAACCTCCCGGCGATAAAACTCGATTTCACTCTGCAAACTGAGATGTTCGAACAGCTTTCTAGTAATAAAATAAATTTCCTCCCACTCGAACGGTTTGTTGATGTAATCGAAAGCACCTTTCTTAATAGCTTGAACGGTGCTCTTGGTATCCCCATAGGCCGTCATTATCACCACAGTAACAGCCGGATATTCCTGCTTCACTTGGTCCAATAAATCAAGTCCGCTCCTGTCGGGTAAACGTAGATCCAGAAAAATGACATGAGGAGAAAAACGTCCTATCCGCTCATATCCCTCCGCAGCGGTAGAAGCCGTTTCCACATGGTATCCTTCATCGGAAAATCCGACAGAAAGAGATAGCCGTAGAGTTTTTTCATCATCTATGATTAAAATTCTTTTGTCCAAAATCGACCCTCCTCCGTAGGGGGAAATTTTAGGGTGAAACAAGTCCCTTTCCCCAACTGACTTCTTACTTCTACTTCCCCGCGGTTTTGCACGGCAAGCTGATGAACTATCGATAATCCCAAACCGGTTCCATCTGCAAATGTGGTGAAAAAAGGGTTGAATATTTTTTTGAGAGTATTATCATCCATACCAACCCCTGTGTCCTCCACCACCACTTCACTATAAGAGTCCGTCTCCCGACAGTCTCCCCGGATGATCAGCAACCCCCCATGTGGCATAGCTTTAATTGCATTAAGGCAGAGATTAAGCAATATTTGTCTAAAATGATCAGGATCAATCCACACTTCCGCCTTTGGATTTATATTAAGGACTAAACGAACTCTTTGTTCTTCACATATTTTCCGAAGCAAAGAAGTTGTGGATTGAACTACCTGATTGATCTTTACAAGCCGAGGTTCAGTTTTAACTGGTTGGGCTAGACGAAGAAGGTTAGTGATTATCTGATTTAACCGGTCAATCTCAACGATGATCCCTTCAAACAAATCCTTATTTTCTTGAGTAAGGAATAAGCGCTTGCGTAAAATTTGGCTGGTTGTCTTAATTCCTGCCAATGGGTTGCGGATTTCATGTGCCAGACCTGCCGCCAATTCACCTAGAGATGCCAAACGATCCATTCTTTCCAATTTTTCTTCAATTCTCTTTCGCTGTGTAATATCCTCCAAGGTAAATAATAACCCATTTGCCTGGTCGTTTTCTCCACGCATGGGCGAACGACTTACAGCATAAAAAGAGGTCCCTTGTTCACCTTCCATAACCCAGGTTTCTTCCATCCGACCATTTATCTCTTGGCTGCTTCTGTCCCTTAGTTGTCTTATTCTTTCTAATAAAGCTGGATGTTGTTCAACCATATGCATCGCAGCAGGATTGAGAGTTTCTTTCTCCTCATTATGCAAAGTTACAATACCTAAGTGGGTGCTCTTTAAAATTGTATCGTTTAATTGCGTCATCGCCAAAAGTCTGTAGTTTTTCTCTTCCAGTTTATTAACCATTTTTTTTAGAGAGTCAGAAAGAATTCCAATTTCATCCTTCCGCTTGTTAGGTAGATCATGTGTCATTTTGTTGATTCCTTCACTAATACCTTGGCAGAACTGAGCTAATTGTTTAAGGGGTTTGGACAAATGGTGTGCCAAAATTATGGTTATCTCAACTGCTACCAGACTCGTTATTAACACCACCAACATCGTATTTTTCTGTATGTCCATCAATGGTTCCGTAAAATAAGAAAAAGACAGAGGATACGCCAACTGCCAGTCCCAACCCTCAACATCTAACAACATCAGCCATCGTTCCCTCCACCAGCCACCATCCTTTTGACGATACCTACTAACTTCTTTTGATGACTGACCTGATTCAATTTCTCGAACTATTATTGATGGATGTTGGGCTAAGTAAGACAAAGCTATTTCCCGTTGTTGTTCTGGAGACCATCTCTTAATTTCACCCTCTGATCGAAGCCATTCCAAAAAGGAAGCAGCCGAATATAATTGTTTTTCTGCATAGTCAAAATTTATATTCCGATATACTGTATACACCGTCCAATAGGATACGGCTCCAATTACTAAACTGGGGAACAAAACCAATAGTAGAAAAGGAAACATAATTTTACGCTCAATTGATTTCTTCTTCATGACGATTCCTCCCGAAGGACCCAAAAGATAAAACCAGCTGCCAAAACAGCGGGAAGCGCTGGATGTATTAGCTTTGGCCAATCACCGGGAATTAAGAAAAATCCAAAAACATAAACCACAGCTCCACTTGCTAATGAAGCTATCGCTCCTCTTCTGGTGGCTTTCTTATCAAGTAAACCTCCAAATAAAGGGAAAAAGAATGTAGCAGCAATCAACCCCCAAACTTGTCCGCTAAATGCCAGAAGTCCGACAGGAGGAGTGAAAGACAAAAATAGGGAAACGGTTCCCAGGAAAAAGATCAAATACTTGTTCCATCCCAACAACTTCAAATCACCCACGCGTCTGGGAAAAAGAGTTCGGATTACATCATATCCCAAACTGCTGGCTAACAAAAGCAACTGAGAGTTGGCTGTAGAAATTGACGCCCCAACTATACTGATTAAAATCAGGCCTTTTAACGGAGATGAAATATATTCAGCCAACACATAGGGAAAAATTTCGTCTATACTAGCTAAATCAATTTGTGGAATTAATATCCTTGTACCCATACCAATCATCATCATCGACAGATAAATTATAGACAGTATGGCTAAACTGTATGCGATCATTTGTTTAGCCGTTTTTTTATTTTTGGCTGATATGACACGAATCGCATACTGTGGATTAGCTGCCAGCCCAAGACCTAAAGAAAAAAATGCACTAATAAAAGTAATCCAAGAAAATTTTTCAGGGGGATAAGGGTCAAACATCTTCACATTTCCAAGGATTTCTCCAATTCCACCAACCTCCCTGATAATCAATAGAGCTGCAACAATTGAACCAAGAATAATCAACCCAAAATGAAAAATGTCAGTCCGCGCCACGGAATGAAGACCACCAAATGTCGTATAAAGGATAAACAAATAGACCAACAATACCCCAATACTATAAGGAATATCAAGAAGCTGACTGACGACGATACCAAATCCCCGAATTTGTATGATCAAGTAAAGAATATAGCTAAAGATGAGAACAAGACCGGAAATAATTTGCAATGTAGGGGATTTGTATCTCTTAAGAAAAAACTCTGGAATCGTCACTATATCATAGCAATATAGACGATCAATAAGGATGATAAGAAAAACTGCTCCTAAAAACCAAGAAACGGTACTGTAAAAGAACGCTGAATACCCATAAGCATATACAAGACCAGGAAGCCCAAGCATAGATGCTGCACTAAACCAAGTGGCTCCAAAAGTAGAAATGCTAGCAAGTAATCCGAGGGAACGATTCGCAATAAAATAGTTTCTTATACTCTCACTCCTGTCAAACCCGTGTTTCCCTAACCAGAGAACAAATATTGTATATAAAATAAAATATCCCATGTATAGTAAAGGATCATACATGGTTTTCTCCCCCTGACAAAAAATTTGTCTCTATTATCTTAAAAACAGCAATGGTCTGTCAATTATGAAGGTAACGTCGAATTAAAATCAGTTTTGCAGCTTTGTTTTTAGTCACATACATAATTCCGATAAATACAAATTAGTGGTAATAGAAATATATTTATTCAATATTCCAGTTGATATATATCTATGGTAAAATCAGGATGTGATATAAACTTTAATTTTTATGGGGGCGTGGAGAATACATGTATGCCAAACTATTAAGTGGGACAACAATCGGGATCGAAGGACATCAAATTGAGGTTGAAGTAGACATAAGCAACGGACTTCCCAGCTTAACGGTAGTAGGATTACCGGATTCAGCGGTTAAAGAAGCGAAGGAAAGAGTGAGGGCAGCTATAAAAAACAGCGGATTTACATTTCCAATGCAGCGTATCACAGTAAATCTGGCTCCGGCCGACTTAAAGAAAGAAGGGACAAGCTTTGATCTCGCCATTGCAATAGGAATATTAATGGCAAGCGGACAGTTGGAACCAGATTATTTTCGGGATACATTGGTGATGGGTGAGCTGGCATTGGATGGTTCAATACGCCCCGTATCGGGTATTTTAGTCGTTGCAGAGATGGCTTATGCCCTCAAAATTAATAAATTTATCCTTCCCACAGAAAACATTGATGAGGCATTGCTAATTGGGAATCTTCCTTTATTCCCATTGATACATCTTCAAGATTTAAAGGAATTGCCCCTCCGTGAAGCAAACGGTTTATCAATCGAAAAATTCAAGAGGAACAAAGAAATGGATCATTCTGATCGTTCTGACTTTTCCCATATTAAAGGTCATTCCACGGCAAAAAGAGCCTTTGAGGTGGCAGCTGCAGGTTGGCATCATGTATTAATGGCCGGAACTCCAGGTTCCGGCAAAACCCTGTTTGCACAAGCCTTGCCATCCATTCTTCCCCCTCTTTCCCATTTTGAATCTCTTGAGGTTACCAAAATTTATAGCGTAGCGGGTCAATTAGAACAGACGAATCGGTTGATTTCGAAAAGACCTTTTCGCAGCCCTCACCACACGATTTCACAAGGCGGACTTGTTGGAGGGGGGCCCATTCCTAAACCGGGCGAGATTTCATTGGCCCACAGAGGTGTTTTATTTTTAGATGAACTTCCGGAATTCCCAAGACAACTAATAGATATTCTAAGACAACCCTTGGAAGAAGGCGGAGTCACACTTAGCAGGGCGAGATTATCTGTTCATTATCCCTCCCGTTTTCTCTTGGTACTTGCCATGAATCCATGACCGTGAAGAGAACAACTGCCATTTGCTACTTGAAAAAAGTACAAATTTGTCATCACTAAACATCATTAATCTACCTGATACACCTGGAGGAAGATTAAAACTTTCCAGACTTAAAAAAGGAATGACCCAAGTTGAACTTTCCAATGCTACAGGAATTTCGGTTACCGCCATACGTCAATTAGAAAAAGATAAAAGTAAAGCTACTCTTCCAAGCCTTAGGAAATTGTCAAAAGCCCTTGGTGTAAGTAACGCATATTTGGGCTGTTTTGAAAAATTGCCGGAAGATACTTTAGGACAGAAGATTAGAAAGGCAAGACTATACCATGGATTTAATCAAAAGGAATTTGCTAAAGTTCTTGGAGTAGTTGAAAAGACTGTGCGAAAATGGGAGAGTGATATCCATAAGCCTATCAATATACACTCAGAGAACCTTCAACATTTTCTTAAAATAATAAAGACCTAGCTCATGAGGTTTTTTTAGCATCTTTTTTTAAATTCATAATATATAACATCACTATAAAACTTCCCATGGCTTTTTATAGAAATATTAGTGATGAAACTCATTAGAAATTCAATAAATACGAAAGCAGGAAATAGCCAAAGTCACCAAGGTCTAAACAGCAGAAATAAGCTCAAAGTAATAATAAAACCCCAAATTAGAAGCCAGTAAAATTCAAATAATAATCCTACCCCAAAAAAAATTTTTGTCCTTCTTTATAGTATGATTTTAAAGCCGGTTCGATTGGTAATACAAAATCCACCAGTTGAACCTTTACCCCTTATTTCAAGTGTCCTCAGAACTCGCCTTTCTTAAGTTATTTTTGATTAGGGTCTCCGGGGACTTATCTTTACGCTGTAATTTTGTATTTATTCTTAAGAATAAATATCCGAATTCATGAGGAAAATTATTAAAGTGAATGTAGAAAGATGAAATAAAAAAGTTAAGCTTCTGTCATCTTATGTCACTTTCTGCGCTTTCCTGGGAAAAGTATAGAAATTATTCATCTTTCTTCAAAATCGTAATAACTTTACTTTCAGTGTCCAACATTACAGAATACCCTTGCCCATTTTCTATTTTGATTCCTGGTTCAACAAACCACATTTGGACTGCTATTTGACCATCATCTATTCCTAAGAATCTACCAACGCCTGACGATTCCCCGTCTTTCACAAATGGCTCTAATTTAAAATTCCATTGGATAGTCCAATTGCAACAATAGGCTTTACCTTCATAATTGTATTGATATTCCATAATTTTTTTCTTCATCCTTTCCCTATCTGGTTACTTAACTCTTTACCTTCATCAAATTAACACAACTACTACAAATGACCTTATCTTTATAGCGAATCGTCTCTATCATCCCACCACAAAATGTACATGCAGGCTCATATTTTTTCAAAATGATCCGATCACCAGCAACAAAAAATTCCAATGAATCTTTTATATCTATTCCGAAAGTCCGGCGCAATTCCATCGGAAGTACAATACGACCCAACTCATCTACCTTACGTACAATTCCAGTTGCTTTCATCAAAGAAAATACCTCCTTTTTTCCAATTCAAGGATAAACTTCTACATAAATTTACATTTTCCTTCAAGAAAAGGAAAATTATTTTTCTAAATATTTAGTTCTATAAGGAACGTATGTTTGATATAATGATATCAAGAAAGGGGGTAATCCAATTGATTGAGACAGTTTTTGCGCCAGAGCCGCATCATTTTTCTCGCAGACACAATCCTTATAACATATGCAGATGCGTAGACTGCCAAAGGCATTATGTACATATGCACCTGACGAAGTATTTTGGGTATATATTAGATGCTTTTGGAGAGGAGGAAACAGAGGAGATTATTAACGAGGCATTAAAATTCGCCAAAGAAATTAACGATGATGTTAAAAGGATATCTGGGGGAAAAGAAAAAAATAAGAAAGGCTGCCTGATTAAATAGGCAGCTATTTTTTTCCTCTCTTTCTTTACATAACGAAAAAATCATTTCTTGTGACTGTGGTTTACTCCATTGAACTAACCACTTTCCCGTTTGGATCCACCAACTGCGCTGGATCTCCATCATTGTTCCAGATATATTTTGATGTCCAAATTAGGCCGGACGGATTTTCTTTCACCTTTGGCCCGCTCCATACTCTGACGGATGCCCCGGACTCAAGCTCATAATTTGGGAACGAATAGGTTTGATTTCCTCGGACGCTCAACAGAATCCAGCCGCTCAAGTTTACTGAGGTGGAACCTGTGTTTTTGATCTCGACATATTCATCACTAAGATTTTTATCCGATATTACAAGGCTACCAGATCCAGATCCGGTTGATGGTGGTTGTGCCGATTGTTGCTCTTGTTTTTGCTCCTGCTCCTGAGCGGCATAATCTTCGATCGACCAGATTCCCTTCTTCTCTAGCTGGGCTTTTTTCTGGATTTCCCTGAATCGATCAACATATTTCACGTTGGGAGGATATACATATGCTACACGGGCCAAACCTTCTGCAAGAAGCATCTCGTTGAGCATTCTTCCATCCTCTACGTATACATAAGCCAGAAGCCGGCCATATTTATCCCTTTGTGATACGTCAAATTCAAGGCCAACATTTTTCCCCAGTGTCATCTTCTTTGTAAATTCGCTTGCCTCGGGACCAAAAGGTTGAACAGGTTTGCTGGGATGTACTGTTTCAGGTGTGTCTATAAGAAGGAATCGAATCGTTTCTACCACTCCATCGATTTTGACTTTGATGGTATCTCCATCGACATGTTCAACTACGGGAACGATCAGGATTCCAGGTATTTGTTCAAGGGGATTTTTCTCCTCCATTGTTTTTTCTTCAGTTGTTTGAGTTGTCGTTGTTTGATTTACCGGTTCGGTTTTCGTCGGTTCTTCAGGTAACTTAGTAACCGGTTCTTCAGGTTTCTTAGTAGAGGGTAAGATTTGAGATATATCTTCTTTCGACTGTTCCTGATAGTCTTTGATTTCTTCCTTACTTTCCGCCGTTTGTTCTACTTTAGTAGGTTCAGTTGATGTGTTTTGTTCTTCTGATGTTGCTCCTACATAAGCACCAAATATGATGATAACAACAATCCAAAACCACCATTTTTTGTAGAAAGGTTCTTTTGTTTTGCCCATTATCCTACTCCTCCCCATTTTTTGTACATACACTTTCTGCATAAATACGGTATTTCCTGCCAAATGTTTCACTTCAATTAGAGAGAAAACTTCGCAAAAAAACACCAGCCCTATGATGAGTAGGGTCGGATCTTTTCATAAGTCCATTTTGTTTCCCAAGATTGGATTAGAACAATCTCATTCGGCTTCTTCCTGGACCATTCGATATACCTCTCTTCAGCTAATTTATCCAGTACTTCCAGGATCCCATGATATGATCTTCCCGTTTTTCTCATTAGTTCTCTTACCGTTGGTGTCCGTCCCTGCATAATCGAAAAATTACGAACGATGCAAAGGACCTTCCTTTCGATATCAGATAGCATGGGAATACCTCCAAAAGGAACGTTTGTTCTTATTATATGAAATTATAGGGCGATTATGCAAGTTTTGAAAAACAAAAAATCCCCATTGAGCTACCTCAACAGGGATTTTCATCATTTTATTTGGTTTTTATCTATCATCTCCAATTTTTTTGGCTATTATGTCGCTGGACTCGCATTTTCGTTTGATTGTTGCTATCCCCAACAAATGTACTCCTGCGCCGGGGTCCCCCGCCTTTAGGCGTGGGGTGGTTGACTTCCTTATGGTTGGTACATCAGTTCTTTTACCGGATGCTTCTTTCCCAACTGACTATCTTTTTGTCTTCCACTGATTCTACAACCCTTATCTCATTCAGCCCCCTTCTCAAATCCTAAATGCCCTATTCGTTACCGAATTGTCGGTGAACGAAGAGGCTTTAACAACCTCATCAGAAAACAATTTTACAGTATCTGTCTTTTCATCACC
Protein-coding sequences here:
- a CDS encoding sensor histidine kinase, producing the protein MKKKSIERKIMFPFLLLVLFPSLVIGAVSYWTVYTVYRNINFDYAEKQLYSAASFLEWLRSEGEIKRWSPEQQREIALSYLAQHPSIIVREIESGQSSKEVSRYRQKDGGWWRERWLMLLDVEGWDWQLAYPLSFSYFTEPLMDIQKNTMLVVLITSLVAVEITIILAHHLSKPLKQLAQFCQGISEGINKMTHDLPNKRKDEIGILSDSLKKMVNKLEEKNYRLLAMTQLNDTILKSTHLGIVTLHNEEKETLNPAAMHMVEQHPALLERIRQLRDRSSQEINGRMEETWVMEGEQGTSFYAVSRSPMRGENDQANGLLFTLEDITQRKRIEEKLERMDRLASLGELAAGLAHEIRNPLAGIKTTSQILRKRLFLTQENKDLFEGIIVEIDRLNQIITNLLRLAQPVKTEPRLVKINQVVQSTTSLLRKICEEQRVRLVLNINPKAEVWIDPDHFRQILLNLCLNAIKAMPHGGLLIIRGDCRETDSYSEVVVEDTGVGMDDNTLKKIFNPFFTTFADGTGLGLSIVHQLAVQNRGEVEVRSQLGKGTCFTLKFPPTEEGRFWTKEF
- a CDS encoding YifB family Mg chelatase-like AAA ATPase; translation: MYAKLLSGTTIGIEGHQIEVEVDISNGLPSLTVVGLPDSAVKEAKERVRAAIKNSGFTFPMQRITVNLAPADLKKEGTSFDLAIAIGILMASGQLEPDYFRDTLVMGELALDGSIRPVSGILVVAEMAYALKINKFILPTENIDEALLIGNLPLFPLIHLQDLKELPLREANGLSIEKFKRNKEMDHSDRSDFSHIKGHSTAKRAFEVAAAGWHHVLMAGTPGSGKTLFAQALPSILPPLSHFESLEVTKIYSVAGQLEQTNRLISKRPFRSPHHTISQGGLVGGGPIPKPGEISLAHRGVLFLDELPEFPRQLIDILRQPLEEGGVTLSRARLSVHYPSRFLLVLAMNP
- a CDS encoding winged helix DNA-binding protein; translation: MLSDIERKVLCIVRNFSIMQGRTPTVRELMRKTGRSYHGILEVLDKLAEERYIEWSRKKPNEIVLIQSWETKWTYEKIRPYSS
- a CDS encoding NRAMP family divalent metal transporter, translated to MSQLSLAPKKNWNILLGAAFLMATSAIGPGFLTQTAVFTEQLLASFGFVILMSIILDIGAQMNIWRIICVSERRGQDIANAVLPGLGYFVAFAVALGGLAFNIGNIAGAGLGFNVLFGVDTRIGAVITALIAIGIFLFKEAGIAMDRIARWLGALMILLTTYVALVSDPPVGEAIFRTFAPERIDLLSIITLVGGTVGGYITFAGGHRLIDAGIKGKENLKEVTKSSVSGIIIASLMRIILFLAVLGVVSQGLKLDPANPPASVFQYASGVIGYKFFGLVLWSAAITSVIGAAYTSVSFLRTFSSKIERNNAKVIISFIVVSTLIFVSIGKPVKLLIFAGAFNGLILPLTLGTMLIAAYKINIVGDYKHPMWMTVFGTIVALGTAYLGVMTLINQIPKLFA
- a CDS encoding thermonuclease family protein, encoding MGKTKEPFYKKWWFWIVVIIIFGAYVGATSEEQNTSTEPTKVEQTAESKEEIKDYQEQSKEDISQILPSTKKPEEPVTKLPEEPTKTEPVNQTTTTQTTEEKTMEEKNPLEQIPGILIVPVVEHVDGDTIKVKIDGVVETIRFLLIDTPETVHPSKPVQPFGPEASEFTKKMTLGKNVGLEFDVSQRDKYGRLLAYVYVEDGRMLNEMLLAEGLARVAYVYPPNVKYVDRFREIQKKAQLEKKGIWSIEDYAAQEQEQKQEQQSAQPPSTGSGSGSLVISDKNLSDEYVEIKNTGSTSVNLSGWILLSVRGNQTYSFPNYELESGASVRVWSGPKVKENPSGLIWTSKYIWNNDGDPAQLVDPNGKVVSSME
- a CDS encoding sodium:solute symporter family protein; its protein translation is MYDPLLYMGYFILYTIFVLWLGKHGFDRSESIRNYFIANRSLGLLASISTFGATWFSAASMLGLPGLVYAYGYSAFFYSTVSWFLGAVFLIILIDRLYCYDIVTIPEFFLKRYKSPTLQIISGLVLIFSYILYLIIQIRGFGIVVSQLLDIPYSIGVLLVYLFILYTTFGGLHSVARTDIFHFGLIILGSIVAALLIIREVGGIGEILGNVKMFDPYPPEKFSWITFISAFFSLGLGLAANPQYAIRVISAKNKKTAKQMIAYSLAILSIIYLSMMMIGMGTRILIPQIDLASIDEIFPYVLAEYISSPLKGLILISIVGASISTANSQLLLLASSLGYDVIRTLFPRRVGDLKLLGWNKYLIFFLGTVSLFLSFTPPVGLLAFSGQVWGLIAATFFFPLFGGLLDKKATRRGAIASLASGAVVYVFGFFLIPGDWPKLIHPALPAVLAAGFIFWVLREESS
- a CDS encoding helix-turn-helix transcriptional regulator, which encodes MLLEKSTNLSSLNIINLPDTPGGRLKLSRLKKGMTQVELSNATGISVTAIRQLEKDKSKATLPSLRKLSKALGVSNAYLGCFEKLPEDTLGQKIRKARLYHGFNQKEFAKVLGVVEKTVRKWESDIHKPINIHSENLQHFLKIIKT
- a CDS encoding sigma-54-dependent transcriptional regulator, which produces MDKRILIIDDEKTLRLSLSVGFSDEGYHVETASTAAEGYERIGRFSPHVIFLDLRLPDRSGLDLLDQVKQEYPAVTVVIMTAYGDTKSTVQAIKKGAFDYINKPFEWEEIYFITRKLFEHLSLQSEIEFYRREVRKQRTDKLIGNSVVMNRVKEHIKLLAGARDTTVLIEGETGTGKELAARSLHEWSERRERPFLAINCGAIPSNLLESELFGYERGAFTGAGREKQGLLEWANGGTVFLDEVGELSVEMQVKLLRFLEERKFKRIGGLHDISVDVRVVAATNRNLLQMVENGEFRSDLFYRLNVVPIHLPPLREREEDILLLAEYFLNDFSKQMGKDQLIFSSEAREILVAYDWPGNIRELRNVMERLVILHQGGVIQASDVVLNTAVKPDSRRSGQNISVYDTDNDSLFTNDFLLDQKVEEVERYYIDKALRLTKWNVSHAAKLLGISRYSLQRRIKKLYPAK
- a CDS encoding AbrB/MazE/SpoVT family DNA-binding domain-containing protein — protein: MKATGIVRKVDELGRIVLPMELRRTFGIDIKDSLEFFVAGDRIILKKYEPACTFCGGMIETIRYKDKVICSSCVNLMKVKS